One window of Methanogenium organophilum genomic DNA carries:
- the dnaG gene encoding DNA primase DnaG yields MHSQDTTKYLIHLKIEAEGVVRKSDVVGAIFGQTEGLLGEELDLRELQRTGRMGRIDVQIESVKGETRGDVHMASSLDKAETAIIAASLETIDRVGPCIARVTVDRIEDIRVSKRQQIIDRARELLIESFDEGTIDTNVIMDSVRESSRIEKIIEVGEEKLPAGPNALDSEAIIVVEGRADVINLLRYGIKNAIAVEGTNIPETIVNLCNRKTATAFVDGDRGGDLILSELVQVAEIDFVAISPRGRSVEDMSRKEIIKPLRNKIPVEYIINKEGEVDIPELHHRMEMIDSSTRERARRHQEEVRIQKQPGSLEWHMAEVKEKHTARILSKKRDILGESDADLVDDLLSHIPPESHGLIIDRMVDQKVVDYAFDADLAYVAAPDFSGIVKKPVSLKLIKIS; encoded by the coding sequence ATGCATTCGCAGGATACCACAAAGTATCTCATTCACCTGAAAATAGAAGCAGAGGGGGTGGTGAGGAAGTCTGATGTTGTCGGCGCGATATTTGGCCAGACAGAAGGTCTGTTGGGAGAGGAACTGGATCTTCGTGAGCTCCAGCGCACCGGCAGGATGGGACGGATTGACGTCCAGATTGAGAGTGTTAAAGGGGAGACCAGGGGTGATGTGCATATGGCTTCGTCACTGGACAAGGCAGAGACTGCCATTATTGCAGCATCCCTTGAGACCATCGACCGTGTCGGGCCGTGTATTGCGCGGGTAACAGTTGACCGTATTGAAGATATCCGTGTTAGCAAACGCCAGCAGATCATCGACCGTGCGAGGGAACTGTTAATTGAATCATTTGATGAGGGGACGATTGACACCAATGTGATCATGGACTCTGTGCGTGAATCGTCGCGGATTGAGAAAATCATCGAAGTGGGCGAGGAAAAACTTCCTGCAGGCCCCAATGCGTTGGATTCCGAAGCCATCATTGTGGTGGAAGGGCGTGCTGATGTTATCAATCTCCTGAGATATGGGATAAAGAATGCCATTGCCGTGGAAGGAACCAATATCCCGGAGACTATTGTCAACCTCTGTAACCGGAAGACTGCGACCGCTTTTGTCGATGGAGACAGGGGGGGCGATCTGATTCTCAGTGAACTGGTCCAGGTGGCAGAAATTGATTTTGTTGCCATCAGTCCGCGGGGCAGGTCTGTGGAGGATATGTCCAGAAAGGAGATCATCAAACCGCTCAGGAACAAGATACCGGTTGAGTATATCATCAATAAAGAGGGAGAAGTGGACATCCCCGAACTCCACCATCGGATGGAGATGATCGATTCAAGCACACGGGAACGGGCTCGCAGGCATCAGGAAGAAGTGCGCATTCAGAAACAGCCCGGGTCACTGGAGTGGCACATGGCAGAAGTTAAAGAGAAACATACTGCAAGAATTCTCTCGAAAAAACGGGATATTCTCGGCGAATCTGATGCTGATCTGGTTGATGACCTGCTCTCTCATATCCCCCCTGAAAGCCATGGTCTGATAATTGATCGAATGGTGGATCAAAAAGTGGTGGAT
- a CDS encoding amidohydrolase family protein — translation MSTDAECVLKGALLPDGRVADISIAGGKIIHVGAGRRADRTIDCTGLLCLPGAVDMHVHMRGGKDQGYKEDWTSGTQSALAGGVTMVVDQPNTLPPLTDKAAFAGRVAEATRDAYCRFGVNGYVSGASNIAALWEAGALAFGETFAAASSYGSAVSPEELGVIFAEIADLDALVTLHCEDVLPGDDTSLEAHAALRPEAGEKKCMEMLTARFPPGLSAHFCHLSSPISAEAAMAAMPATYEVMPHHLFLSIEEHGSVPDGHCKVNPPVRHEKVRKALWEMWDAIPVIASDHAPHTIAEKSQAFSAVPSGIPGVETMVPLLLAQVYRGRIALSSLLEKVVYTPAHLLGIPASTLMAGTPADLALYPRKETETITAELLHSRAGWTPYEGMQGVFPHITCVSGHLSYLRNEFSRAEELWVPGRGYKTSGS, via the coding sequence ATGTCAACTGACGCTGAATGTGTGCTGAAAGGAGCTCTTCTTCCGGACGGGAGGGTTGCAGATATCTCCATTGCGGGTGGGAAAATTATTCATGTCGGGGCTGGCCGCCGGGCTGACAGAACGATTGACTGTACCGGCCTTCTCTGTCTCCCTGGTGCTGTTGATATGCATGTGCATATGCGGGGCGGAAAAGATCAGGGATACAAGGAGGACTGGACATCCGGGACACAGAGTGCACTTGCGGGGGGAGTGACGATGGTCGTCGACCAGCCGAATACTCTTCCGCCCCTGACCGACAAAGCAGCATTTGCGGGACGGGTGGCAGAAGCCACACGGGATGCATACTGCCGGTTCGGGGTCAACGGATATGTCTCCGGTGCATCCAATATCGCAGCCCTCTGGGAGGCAGGCGCCCTTGCCTTTGGGGAGACCTTCGCTGCTGCCTCCAGTTATGGCAGTGCCGTTTCTCCGGAAGAACTAGGGGTGATATTTGCAGAAATTGCAGATCTGGATGCACTTGTCACCCTGCACTGTGAGGATGTTCTCCCCGGCGATGACACCTCTCTTGAGGCACATGCAGCCCTGCGTCCGGAAGCGGGTGAAAAGAAGTGCATGGAGATGCTCACAGCCCGTTTTCCGCCGGGGCTTTCTGCTCATTTCTGTCACCTCTCTTCGCCGATCAGTGCAGAGGCTGCGATGGCAGCAATGCCTGCCACTTATGAGGTGATGCCTCATCATCTCTTCCTCTCCATCGAAGAACACGGCAGTGTACCGGATGGGCACTGCAAGGTAAATCCGCCTGTCCGCCACGAGAAGGTTCGAAAAGCGCTCTGGGAGATGTGGGACGCCATTCCTGTCATCGCCTCTGATCATGCGCCCCATACTATTGCAGAAAAGTCGCAGGCATTCTCTGCAGTGCCGTCTGGTATTCCAGGCGTGGAGACGATGGTGCCGCTTCTGTTAGCACAGGTATACCGGGGCAGAATTGCGCTCTCCTCGCTCCTTGAAAAAGTGGTCTATACTCCTGCACACCTTCTGGGCATCCCTGCATCAACACTCATGGCAGGAACGCCTGCTGACCTTGCACTCTATCCCCGGAAAGAGACAGAGACCATCACCGCGGAATTACTCCATTCCCGCGCAGGGTGGACCCCGTATGAAGGAATGCAGGGAGTCTTTCCCCACATCACCTGTGTTAGTGGTCACCTGTCGTATCTGCGCAATGAGTTCAGCCGGGCAGAGGAGTTGTGGGTACCTGGCAGAGGATATAAGACCTCTGGGTCATAA
- a CDS encoding DUF167 domain-containing protein, which translates to MTSSAACAVENGDGCVYCTLDVHAGAKRESFPAGVNVWRAAVGCSIRAPPVEGKANKAIIALVSAVLGVPKSSVTIVSGQTSSVKRVCISGLDKDTLLKILDTRLEG; encoded by the coding sequence ATGACATCATCAGCAGCATGTGCCGTAGAGAATGGGGATGGCTGTGTATACTGTACACTGGATGTGCATGCCGGTGCCAAACGCGAATCATTTCCTGCGGGAGTGAATGTCTGGCGGGCTGCGGTTGGATGTAGTATTCGTGCACCTCCTGTAGAAGGAAAAGCGAATAAAGCGATTATTGCGCTGGTATCTGCTGTTTTGGGTGTTCCGAAGTCATCAGTGACTATTGTAAGCGGTCAGACGTCATCTGTCAAACGCGTCTGTATCAGCGGACTTGATAAAGATACGCTCCTCAAAATTCTCGACACCCGTTTGGAAGGATGA